The Streptomyces sp. Je 1-332 genome has a window encoding:
- the aroA gene encoding 3-phosphoshikimate 1-carboxyvinyltransferase: MDRPVNAWVRLPGSKSMTNRALVLAALADEPSTVREPLHSRDSALMAGALRSLGTTIEETADGAWRITPGSLRGPADVNCGPAGTVLRFLPPVATLAEGRVRIDGDLQARNRPMATAINALRLVGAQLSGHGLPFEVHGRGRLLGGPVTVDASRSSQFVSGLLLAGARFEQGVSVTHRGEPVPSRPHIAMTVQMLRRAGVEVDDSTPDVWHIRPGPVHALDTKVEPDLAGAAPFLAAAAVTGGTVTVPGWPESTTQAGAAIRDILGEMGASCARTPEGLAVTGPGRLQGIDVDLHALGELTPTVAALAALADGPSRLRGIAHLRGHGTDRLDALQRELNALGGAVEQNSDGLLITPRALHGGTWHACNDHRLATAGAILGLVVPGIEVDDITATGRTLPDFPDLWETMAKG; this comes from the coding sequence ATGGACCGGCCCGTCAACGCGTGGGTACGGCTGCCAGGTTCGAAGTCCATGACCAACCGCGCCCTGGTCCTCGCGGCGCTCGCCGATGAACCGTCCACCGTGCGCGAACCCCTGCACAGCCGTGACAGCGCTCTCATGGCCGGCGCCCTGCGCTCACTGGGCACCACGATCGAGGAGACGGCCGACGGCGCCTGGCGCATCACGCCGGGTTCGCTGCGTGGCCCGGCCGACGTGAACTGCGGCCCCGCCGGTACTGTCCTGCGTTTCCTGCCGCCTGTGGCCACGCTCGCCGAGGGGCGGGTACGGATCGACGGCGATCTGCAGGCACGCAACCGCCCCATGGCAACCGCGATCAACGCCCTGCGGCTGGTGGGCGCTCAGCTCAGCGGGCACGGCCTGCCGTTCGAAGTCCACGGCAGGGGGCGCCTGTTGGGCGGTCCGGTCACCGTGGACGCGTCCCGGTCGTCGCAGTTCGTCTCCGGGTTGCTGCTCGCGGGCGCACGGTTCGAGCAAGGCGTCAGCGTCACACATCGCGGAGAGCCGGTGCCCTCGCGGCCGCACATCGCCATGACCGTGCAGATGCTGCGGCGCGCGGGCGTCGAGGTCGACGACTCGACGCCCGACGTCTGGCACATCCGTCCCGGCCCGGTCCACGCACTGGACACCAAGGTCGAGCCCGACCTCGCCGGCGCGGCGCCGTTCCTCGCCGCGGCGGCGGTCACCGGGGGGACAGTGACCGTGCCCGGCTGGCCGGAGTCCACCACTCAGGCCGGTGCTGCCATCCGCGACATCCTCGGGGAGATGGGCGCCTCCTGCGCTCGTACGCCCGAAGGGCTGGCCGTGACCGGGCCCGGACGGTTGCAGGGCATCGACGTGGATCTGCACGCTCTCGGTGAGCTCACTCCTACCGTCGCCGCGCTGGCGGCCCTGGCGGACGGGCCGTCGCGGCTGCGCGGGATCGCGCACCTGCGCGGCCACGGGACCGACCGCCTCGACGCACTCCAGCGGGAGCTCAACGCGCTCGGCGGCGCGGTGGAGCAGAACTCCGACGGACTTCTCATCACCCCGCGTGCCCTGCACGGCGGTACCTGGCACGCCTGCAACGACCACCGGCTGGCGACGGCGGGCGCGATCCTGGGCCTCGTCGTCCCGGGGATCGAGGTGGACGACATCACCGCGACGGGCAGGACGCTGCCCGACTTCCCGGATCTGTGGGAAACGATGGCCAAGGGCTGA
- a CDS encoding MFS transporter produces MAKPAPAAPPPAELRPGEPVTSLIDDTPVTWFHRRLTAFCSGGPFLDGFALGVVGLALPQIARQWQLSGLWQGMLAAAALLGILVGGLVFGYVTDLVGRKVMYSLNIAAIAVCAAAQFFVTGPEQLLVLRVLLGVTIGADYPIASSLLAEFAPRRSRPRLIGLQTIMWSAGNASAYLVGDALLRLGPDAWRWILVSPAVPALALALLRVGTPESPRWLLSKGRTDEALRVMRKVYGPGARLDGIESRPAATEFRQVFQGVYLRRTLFVAVFWTCSVTPVYALYSFAPMLLDALGIDTAGGTETDNLGSVAIGLLLLAGTVVATLVAGRVRRRTLLVLPFAIASASLLALGLVPETSVGAVALLLGVYTLFIGGPTILQWIYPNEIYPTEIRATAFGVGVATSRVGAVLGTFVVPLLLTGVGVSATMLVVGAISAVGALVSVWLAPETHGHTLDEAARNG; encoded by the coding sequence ATGGCCAAGCCTGCGCCGGCCGCGCCGCCGCCCGCAGAGCTCCGTCCCGGCGAGCCGGTCACGAGCCTCATCGACGACACTCCGGTGACCTGGTTCCACCGCCGGCTCACCGCCTTCTGCTCCGGCGGCCCCTTCCTCGACGGCTTCGCACTGGGCGTCGTCGGCCTCGCCCTGCCACAGATCGCCCGGCAGTGGCAGCTGAGCGGCCTGTGGCAGGGCATGCTCGCGGCGGCGGCACTGCTCGGCATCCTCGTCGGGGGCCTCGTCTTCGGGTACGTCACCGACCTCGTCGGCCGCAAGGTGATGTACTCCCTCAACATCGCCGCGATCGCCGTGTGCGCGGCCGCCCAGTTCTTCGTCACCGGGCCCGAGCAGCTGCTGGTGCTGCGTGTTCTGCTCGGCGTCACCATCGGGGCGGACTACCCCATCGCGTCCTCGCTCCTCGCGGAGTTCGCTCCCCGCAGGTCCCGCCCGCGGCTGATCGGGCTGCAGACCATCATGTGGTCGGCGGGCAACGCGTCGGCGTACCTCGTCGGTGACGCGCTGCTGCGGCTCGGGCCGGACGCCTGGCGGTGGATCCTCGTCTCCCCCGCCGTACCCGCGCTCGCCCTGGCGCTCCTGCGCGTCGGTACACCCGAGTCCCCCCGCTGGCTCCTGAGCAAAGGCCGTACCGACGAGGCCCTGCGGGTGATGCGCAAGGTGTACGGGCCGGGCGCCCGGCTCGACGGGATCGAGAGCCGGCCCGCCGCCACGGAGTTCCGGCAGGTCTTCCAAGGCGTGTATCTGCGGCGCACCCTCTTCGTGGCCGTCTTCTGGACCTGCTCGGTGACGCCGGTCTACGCGCTGTACAGCTTCGCTCCCATGCTGCTCGACGCCCTGGGCATCGACACCGCAGGGGGTACGGAGACGGACAACCTGGGGTCGGTGGCCATCGGTCTGCTGCTGCTCGCCGGAACGGTCGTGGCCACGCTCGTCGCGGGCCGGGTGCGCAGGCGGACGCTGCTCGTCCTGCCCTTCGCCATCGCCAGTGCGAGCCTGCTGGCGCTGGGCCTGGTGCCGGAGACGTCCGTGGGGGCCGTCGCTCTCCTGCTCGGCGTGTACACGCTGTTCATCGGCGGCCCGACCATCCTGCAGTGGATCTATCCGAACGAGATCTACCCCACGGAGATCCGTGCGACGGCCTTCGGCGTCGGGGTCGCCACCAGCCGGGTGGGAGCGGTGCTCGGCACCTTCGTCGTACCCCTGCTCCTGA